The following coding sequences lie in one Peribacillus frigoritolerans genomic window:
- a CDS encoding helix-turn-helix transcriptional regulator — protein MTNVKFTLKQARKYKGLTQEEMAKVLKMAKRTYIDYEQYKIPLRIDKAYLFAECVGFSIDDIIFFDPHLHFKCS, from the coding sequence ATGACAAACGTTAAGTTCACACTTAAACAAGCGAGGAAGTATAAAGGTTTAACACAAGAAGAAATGGCTAAAGTGCTGAAGATGGCCAAGAGAACTTACATTGACTATGAGCAATATAAGATTCCTTTGCGAATCGATAAGGCTTATTTGTTTGCTGAATGTGTAGGGTTCTCGATCGACGATATCATTTTTTTTGATCCCCACCTACACTTCAAATGTAGTTAA